The Calliphora vicina chromosome 3, idCalVici1.1, whole genome shotgun sequence genome contains a region encoding:
- the LOC135955329 gene encoding neuropeptide-like 3: protein MFKLVVLCALLAVAAARPGYLSAHGPLVYSAPATVIHEPAYAKVGAIVKSIPTAVSHQSISQVHSSAHVVQPIVAPVVKTTIAAAPILHAAYAAPAISYAHGLHLPSW from the exons atgttcaaattg GTGGTGTTGTGTGCTCTTCTTGCCGTAGCTGCTGCTCGTCCCGGTTACTTGTCAGCCCATGGGCCTTTGGTTTATTCCGCCCCCGCAACTGTGATCCATGAACCAGCATATGCTAAAGTCGGTGCCATTGTTAAATCCATACCCACTGCCGTTTCGCATCAATCGATTTCCCAGGTGCATAGTTCAGCTCATGTGGTGCAGCCCATCGTTGCTCCTGTTGTCAAGACAACCATTGCTGCTGCTCCCATTTTACATGCTGCTTATGCTGCTCCTGCCATTTCTTATGCTCATGGTCTACATTTGCCCTCCTGGTAA